Sequence from the Methanocalculus alkaliphilus genome:
GTATTTCCGGTTCAGGAAACTGGCGATCATCCGGGGACTTCCTGCCCACCTCCTCCATCTCCTCGATTACGCATTTGAGGCAATTTCAGGCAATGAAAGAGAGGCAATTGCAAAACGCAAACTCTTTCTTGAGTATTATCCCAGACTTGACTATCTGATGGAGTCCCTGGCATATCTTGAGGCAGATACATTCTCAAACGATCCGGTGCGGCAGAGCAGGGGGTCCCGGGCTCTCACCTCGGTCGTTGACAGGTTTGCGATGACGGTATTACAGATAGGAGAGACGTAGTTTCATGAGCAAAGAGTTATTTGTTGAATCATTCCTTCAGTCACCACGAGCGATGCTCATCATGAAGAGGCAGGGTGACGAGGTTGTTGCACTCAACAGGAAGCTCGCGTCGATCACCGGAGTGGGCGAAGGGGTCGGGCTTCAGATCCCGCTTTCATCCCTTCTTGTCATCCCCGGAGATCCCTCATCAACGAATGGAATGCTGGCACAGCGGATCAGAAATGGCGTCATCGAGGGGAGGGAAGAGCTGATTCAAAAGGTCTGTCTGCCATCCGGTGAGGAGGTTGAACTTCTGCTGGAGCCCAGGCAACTCCTGCAGAACGGGGAGGAGCATATCCTCATCTCAATCTCCGATCTGCCGGGCCAGATGGAGACGGAAGTTCGGCTGCGAGATGCTCTTGCCGAGAAGGAGGTGCTTCTCCGTGAGGTCCACCACCGGGTCAAGAATAACCTCCAGGTGATCTCCAGCCTCCTTCATCTCCAGGCACAGTTCGTCCAGGATCCGACGGTTTTTGGATATATGACGGACAGTCAGAATCGGGTCCGGGCACTCGGTTATGTCTATGAGCATCTCTATCGATCAAAAGATATCGGAAAGATAGACTTTGCCGAGTACACGACACGGATCACGCAGAGCCTGCTGAGGGAGTACAGTTCATATGCAAAGCGTGTCTGTGTCAGGTACGAGGTTCCTCCGATTCATCTGAACCCCGATACCTCAATCCCTCTTGGGCTGATCCTCAATGAGCTGATCTCAAATGCACTCAGGCATGCATTTCCGGATGAGAGGGAGGGGTCGATCCGGATCCTGCTCTCTTCAAATGATGACAGGAGCTATACATTGATCATCGGAGATGACGGGATCGGGCTACCGGACGGAGTTGATCTTGAAACGAGTGATTCTCTGGGGCTCCTGCTTGTGGCATCCCTCGTCTCGCAGCTGGATGGAGAGGTCGTATTACAAAGGGATCACGGAACCGAATTTAAGATAAACTTCCAGGCATTACAGTATAAAGAGCGGAGGTAAAGGAATGGCAGCAACACGGGTATGGATCGTTGAAGATGAGGCCATCGTTGCGATGGACTTGAAAACCCGCCTTCAGGCGCTTGGCTATGATGTCCTCGGGATATCAAGCTATGGCGAGGATGCGGTTGAGAAGGTCGCAGAGCATAAGCCTGACCTGGTGATGATGGATATCGTCCTCAAGGGTGAGATGGATGGGATCACGGCAGCCGGGATCATCAGGCAGGAGATGGAGATACCAGTCATCTACCTGACCGCGTATGCGGATGAGAAGACGATAGGCCGGGCGAAGGTGACAGAGCCCTTCGGCTATATTCTCAAGCCGTTTGAAGAGAGGGATGTCCTGACAGTCATCGAGATCGCCCTCTATAAAGCCTCGATGGAGAGGAGGCTGCGTGAGAGTGA
This genomic interval carries:
- a CDS encoding sensor histidine kinase, which codes for MSKELFVESFLQSPRAMLIMKRQGDEVVALNRKLASITGVGEGVGLQIPLSSLLVIPGDPSSTNGMLAQRIRNGVIEGREELIQKVCLPSGEEVELLLEPRQLLQNGEEHILISISDLPGQMETEVRLRDALAEKEVLLREVHHRVKNNLQVISSLLHLQAQFVQDPTVFGYMTDSQNRVRALGYVYEHLYRSKDIGKIDFAEYTTRITQSLLREYSSYAKRVCVRYEVPPIHLNPDTSIPLGLILNELISNALRHAFPDEREGSIRILLSSNDDRSYTLIIGDDGIGLPDGVDLETSDSLGLLLVASLVSQLDGEVVLQRDHGTEFKINFQALQYKERR